Proteins encoded together in one Streptomyces sp. NBC_01216 window:
- the galT gene encoding galactose-1-phosphate uridylyltransferase produces the protein MKKTVTTLADGRELIYYDSRADTVRDAVDTRPLAPVSSRAEIRHDALLGDSVVVASHRQGRTFHPPADACPLCPSREGRLSEIPAADYEVVVFENRFPSLVGESGRCEVVCFTSDHDTSFAGLTPGRAALVLDAWTDRTAALARRPGIEQVYCFENRGAEVGVTLGHPHGQIYAFPFATPRTALMRGNAAAHRARTGRNLFDDVVVRERADGVRIVLTGEHWIAFVPYAAHWPYEVHLYPVRRVPDLRDLDDASRAEFPGVYLELLRRFDRLFGPDAPPTPYIAAWHQAPFTADGREEFALHLELFTVRRASDKLKYLAGTESGMDAFMNDVPPESAADRIREVASK, from the coding sequence GGACGTGAGCTCATCTACTACGACTCCCGTGCCGACACGGTTCGGGACGCCGTGGACACCCGTCCGCTCGCGCCGGTCTCGTCCCGTGCCGAGATCCGCCACGACGCGCTCCTCGGGGACAGTGTCGTCGTCGCCTCGCACCGCCAGGGCCGCACCTTCCACCCGCCCGCCGACGCGTGCCCGCTCTGCCCCTCCCGTGAGGGGCGGCTCAGCGAGATCCCGGCCGCCGACTACGAGGTCGTCGTCTTCGAGAACCGCTTCCCCTCCCTGGTCGGCGAGTCGGGCCGCTGCGAGGTCGTCTGCTTCACCTCCGACCACGACACCTCCTTCGCCGGTCTCACGCCCGGTCGGGCCGCGCTCGTCCTCGACGCCTGGACCGACCGCACCGCCGCGCTCGCCCGGCGTCCGGGCATCGAGCAGGTCTACTGCTTCGAGAACCGCGGCGCCGAGGTCGGTGTCACGCTCGGACATCCCCACGGCCAGATCTACGCCTTCCCGTTCGCCACGCCCCGGACCGCTCTCATGCGGGGCAACGCCGCCGCGCACCGTGCCCGCACCGGACGCAACCTCTTCGACGACGTCGTCGTCCGGGAACGCGCGGACGGCGTACGGATCGTCCTGACGGGTGAGCACTGGATCGCCTTCGTGCCCTACGCCGCGCACTGGCCGTACGAGGTGCACCTCTACCCGGTCCGTCGGGTGCCCGACCTGCGGGACCTCGACGACGCGTCCCGCGCGGAGTTCCCGGGCGTCTACCTGGAACTCCTGCGGCGCTTCGACCGGCTCTTCGGCCCGGACGCGCCGCCGACCCCGTACATCGCCGCCTGGCACCAGGCGCCCTTCACGGCCGACGGGCGGGAGGAGTTCGCGCTCCACCTGGAGCTTTTCACCGTGCGCCGGGCCTCTGACAAGCTGAAGTACCTCGCGGGCACCGAGTCCGGCATGGACGCGTTCATGAACGACGTGCCGCCGGAGTCCGCGGCCGACAGAATCCGAGAGGTAGCGAGCAAGTGA
- the galE gene encoding UDP-glucose 4-epimerase GalE, whose protein sequence is MSKYLVTGGAGYVGGTVAQHLLEAGHEVTVLDDLSTGFREGVPSGAAFVEGRIQDAARWLDHSYDGVLHFAAFSQVGESVANPAKYWENNVGGTMALLSAMREAGVRRLVFSSTAATYGEPRSVPITESAPTAPTNPYGATKLAVDHMISGECAAHGLAAVSLRYFNVAGAYGECGERHDPESHLIPLVLQVAQGTREAINVYGDDYSTPDGTCVRDYIHVADLAEAHLLALGAMTSGEHLICNLGNGNGFSVREVVETVRKVTGHPVPEVTAARRAGDPAVLVASADTARERLGWNPSRPDLADIVRDAWAFANRTERGRA, encoded by the coding sequence GTGAGCAAGTATCTGGTGACGGGCGGGGCCGGCTACGTGGGCGGCACGGTCGCGCAGCACCTGCTGGAAGCGGGCCACGAGGTCACCGTCCTCGACGACCTCTCCACCGGCTTCCGCGAGGGCGTCCCGTCGGGGGCGGCCTTCGTGGAAGGCCGCATCCAGGACGCGGCCCGGTGGCTGGACCACTCCTACGACGGTGTCCTGCACTTCGCCGCCTTCTCGCAGGTGGGCGAGTCGGTGGCGAACCCGGCGAAGTACTGGGAGAACAACGTCGGCGGCACGATGGCGCTGCTCTCCGCCATGCGCGAGGCCGGCGTGCGCCGGCTCGTCTTCTCCTCGACGGCCGCCACCTACGGGGAGCCGCGGAGCGTACCGATCACCGAGTCCGCGCCGACCGCGCCGACCAACCCGTACGGCGCCACCAAGCTGGCCGTCGACCACATGATCAGCGGCGAATGCGCCGCACACGGCCTGGCCGCGGTCTCCCTGCGGTACTTCAACGTGGCCGGCGCCTACGGGGAGTGCGGCGAGCGCCACGACCCCGAGTCGCACCTCATCCCGCTGGTCCTGCAGGTGGCCCAGGGCACGCGCGAGGCGATCAACGTCTACGGCGACGACTACTCGACGCCCGACGGCACCTGTGTGCGCGACTACATCCACGTCGCCGACCTCGCCGAGGCCCATCTGCTCGCCCTGGGTGCCATGACCTCCGGCGAGCACCTGATCTGCAATCTCGGCAACGGGAACGGCTTCTCGGTGCGCGAGGTCGTCGAGACCGTGCGCAAGGTCACCGGTCACCCGGTCCCCGAGGTCACGGCCGCGCGCAGGGCCGGTGACCCGGCCGTCCTGGTCGCCTCGGCCGACACCGCGCGCGAGCGGCTCGGCTGGAACCCGTCCCGCCCGGACCTGGCGGACATCGTGCGGGACGCGTGGGCGTTCGCGAACAGGACGGAGCGGGGACGGGCATGA
- the galK gene encoding galactokinase, translating into MSVAGEFTALYGARPEGLWAAPGRVNLIGEYTDFNEGLVLPLALPHTTVAAASRRTDGVLRLHSADADGGVVTLSVEGLAPGSVEGWAAYPAGVAWALRETGHPVTGADVHLASTVPAGAGLSSSAALEVVTALALDDLFSLGLSRPELAVAAQRAENAFVGVPCGVMDQMVSACAADAHALFLDTRDLSYRQVPFDLAAMGLRLLVVDTRVRHALGDGAYAERRAGCEAGARALGVCALREVSAAQLSDSLARLTDETVRRYVRHVVTDNDRVERTVALLDAGDVRAVGPVLGEGHRSLRDDLRVSCPELDLAVEAAEAAGALGARMTGGGFGGSAVVLVEEAAAEPVAAAVVGAFAEAGYRTPRVFPAVPATGARRL; encoded by the coding sequence ATGAGTGTGGCGGGAGAGTTCACGGCCCTCTACGGAGCGCGCCCGGAGGGACTCTGGGCGGCTCCGGGACGAGTCAACCTGATCGGCGAGTACACCGACTTCAACGAGGGTCTCGTCCTGCCGCTGGCCCTCCCGCACACCACGGTGGCCGCCGCCTCGCGCCGTACCGACGGCGTGCTGCGGCTCCATTCGGCGGACGCCGACGGCGGAGTCGTCACACTCTCCGTCGAGGGGCTCGCACCGGGCTCCGTCGAGGGGTGGGCCGCCTATCCGGCCGGTGTGGCCTGGGCCCTGCGTGAGACGGGGCACCCGGTCACCGGCGCGGACGTCCACCTCGCCTCGACGGTCCCGGCGGGCGCCGGGCTGTCCTCCTCGGCCGCCCTGGAGGTCGTCACCGCCCTCGCCCTCGACGACCTGTTCTCCCTGGGCCTGAGCCGCCCCGAGCTCGCCGTGGCCGCCCAGCGCGCCGAGAACGCCTTCGTCGGGGTGCCCTGCGGGGTGATGGACCAGATGGTGTCGGCGTGCGCGGCCGACGCGCACGCCCTGTTCCTGGACACCCGGGACCTCTCGTACCGGCAGGTGCCCTTCGACCTCGCCGCTATGGGTCTGCGGCTGCTGGTGGTGGACACCCGCGTGCGGCACGCACTCGGGGACGGCGCTTACGCGGAGCGGCGCGCCGGCTGTGAAGCCGGTGCGCGGGCGCTCGGGGTATGCGCGCTGCGCGAGGTCAGCGCCGCGCAACTGTCCGATTCCCTCGCGCGTTTGACCGACGAAACGGTTCGTCGGTATGTCCGGCACGTCGTCACCGACAACGACCGGGTGGAGCGCACCGTCGCCCTCCTCGACGCCGGCGACGTCCGGGCCGTCGGCCCGGTCCTCGGTGAGGGGCACCGGTCCCTCCGGGACGACCTGCGCGTCTCCTGCCCGGAACTGGATCTCGCCGTCGAGGCCGCCGAGGCGGCCGGGGCGCTCGGTGCGCGGATGACGGGCGGCGGCTTCGGGGGCTCGGCGGTGGTGCTGGTCGAGGAGGCCGCGGCGGAACCGGTCGCCGCCGCTGTCGTGGGGGCCTTCGCCGAGGCCGGGTACAGGACTCCGCGGGTCTTCCCCGCCGTCCCCGCCACCGGCGCCCGACGCCTCTGA